Proteins co-encoded in one Burkholderiales bacterium genomic window:
- a CDS encoding DUF2147 domain-containing protein, with amino-acid sequence MSAWSAPCRPGKDENTVCEKCEGCRHGQKPLDMAIVTSISKQGDEYTGGEILDPDNGELYRCK; translated from the coding sequence ATCTCGGCGTGGTCAGCACCTTGCCGTCCGGGGAAGGATGAAAATACGGTCTGCGAGAAATGCGAAGGTTGCAGACATGGTCAAAAGCCGCTCGACATGGCCATAGTCACCAGCATCAGCAAGCAAGGAGACGAATATACCGGTGGCGAGATCCTCGATCCAGACAACGGAGAACTTTATCGCTGCAAATGA
- a CDS encoding MFS transporter encodes MTLLHRWLGQAVPATPQERAAALWSFAYFFTLLAGYYVLRPIRDQMAIAGGVKALPWMFSATFVTLLVAQPLYGTLVARLPRARFIPIVNHFFAANLALFWLLLTLDVERVIVARVFFVWVSVFNLFAVAVFWSFMADLFTSEQGKRLFGFIGAGGTAGALLGPVITIGLSVPLGPANLLIAAIVFLELAVFCVYRLERTANAQQGPHRNERRVGGSAFAALPELIRSPYLLGVGAWVSLLSFGATILYFEQAHIVAAAVHGAGAQTRIFASIDLAVGLLTLATQIFATGRLLKRFGTGAAAGALPAVYVVGFAALALAPSLFVVVVVQVTQRWMNFAIANPARQVFFTVVAREEKYKAKNLIDVVIYRGSDALYGWVFDGLQALGLKLGAIALCALPVVAGWLILSAALGRTQERRTALMTQTLG; translated from the coding sequence GTGACATTGCTCCACCGCTGGCTAGGACAAGCGGTGCCGGCGACGCCCCAAGAGCGCGCGGCAGCGCTGTGGTCCTTTGCCTATTTCTTTACGCTCCTGGCGGGCTATTATGTGCTGCGACCAATTCGCGATCAGATGGCCATCGCGGGCGGGGTCAAGGCGCTGCCGTGGATGTTCAGTGCAACTTTCGTGACCCTTCTCGTGGCACAGCCACTTTACGGTACACTGGTGGCGAGACTGCCGCGTGCCCGATTCATTCCTATTGTCAACCATTTTTTCGCCGCCAATCTCGCGTTGTTTTGGCTGCTGCTCACCCTCGACGTCGAAAGGGTGATCGTGGCGCGCGTTTTCTTTGTCTGGGTTAGTGTGTTTAACCTGTTCGCTGTCGCGGTGTTTTGGTCGTTCATGGCCGACCTTTTTACCAGCGAGCAGGGTAAGCGACTATTCGGCTTTATCGGTGCCGGCGGCACAGCTGGCGCGCTGCTGGGCCCAGTTATTACCATCGGCCTTTCCGTGCCGCTCGGCCCCGCCAATTTGCTTATCGCCGCCATCGTGTTTCTGGAGTTGGCGGTATTCTGCGTCTACCGGCTCGAGCGCACCGCCAATGCGCAGCAGGGCCCGCACCGAAATGAAAGGCGCGTCGGGGGCAGTGCCTTCGCGGCACTGCCCGAGCTGATTCGATCGCCGTACCTGCTCGGTGTCGGCGCGTGGGTCAGTCTGCTGTCGTTCGGCGCGACAATTCTTTATTTCGAGCAGGCCCATATTGTGGCCGCGGCCGTTCATGGGGCCGGCGCACAGACACGAATATTCGCCAGCATCGATTTGGCGGTCGGACTCCTGACGCTGGCAACTCAAATCTTCGCCACTGGACGGCTGCTCAAGCGATTCGGCACCGGCGCGGCGGCCGGCGCGTTGCCAGCCGTATACGTCGTAGGTTTCGCTGCGCTAGCGCTCGCGCCGAGTCTGTTCGTCGTGGTGGTGGTCCAGGTAACGCAGCGCTGGATGAACTTCGCTATCGCCAATCCAGCGCGCCAAGTATTCTTCACGGTCGTCGCGCGCGAGGAGAAGTACAAGGCGAAGAATTTGATCGATGTGGTAATCTATCGGGGCTCCGATGCTCTGTACGGCTGGGTGTTCGACGGCTTGCAGGCGCTTGGACTTAAACTCGGTGCAATCGCGCTGTGCGCGCTGCCGGTGGTAGCCGGATGGCTAATACTGTCAGCGGCACTGGGCCGAACGCAGGAACGGCGCACGGCACTCATGACTCAGACCCTCGGCTAA
- a CDS encoding aldo/keto reductase: MNQMTRRDFIALAGGLGAATVLPPLAAAQTSSESLITKAIPSSGERVPTVGLGTARVFDVGDDPAKLAELAQVVRNLVAGGGKIIDTASSYGSAESVVGELVAQAGLRRQVFIATKLEAPDAAELRRSLQRLRTKQVDLLQLHNVHDPNQSLGQFRDWKTEGVCRYVGITSTYHGDYAAVEAVLAREKPDFLQVDYSLDDREAEERLLPLATEVKAAVLTALPFGHGRLFRAVRGKALPEWAKEFDARSWAQFFLKFLLGNAAVTAVIPGTADPAHMADNLGAMRGRLPDSAQRKRMVELLQSL, translated from the coding sequence ATGAATCAGATGACACGGCGCGATTTTATCGCGCTCGCCGGCGGGCTCGGCGCCGCGACGGTGTTGCCACCGCTCGCGGCTGCGCAAACCTCCTCAGAGTCCCTTATTACCAAGGCGATTCCGAGCAGTGGCGAACGCGTGCCGACGGTCGGACTCGGCACCGCACGGGTTTTCGATGTCGGCGATGACCCGGCCAAACTCGCAGAACTGGCACAGGTCGTGCGCAATCTGGTCGCTGGCGGCGGCAAGATCATTGACACCGCCTCGTCCTATGGTTCGGCGGAAAGCGTGGTCGGCGAGTTAGTGGCGCAGGCTGGGCTGCGCAGGCAGGTCTTCATCGCCACCAAGCTTGAGGCGCCGGACGCAGCGGAATTAAGGCGCTCGCTGCAACGGTTGCGTACCAAACAGGTCGACCTGCTGCAACTCCATAATGTCCATGACCCAAATCAGTCGCTGGGACAATTTCGGGATTGGAAAACCGAAGGCGTGTGCCGCTACGTCGGCATCACCTCGACCTATCACGGCGATTACGCTGCGGTGGAAGCGGTGCTGGCGCGCGAGAAACCCGATTTTCTACAAGTCGATTATTCGCTGGACGACCGGGAAGCGGAAGAACGGCTGCTCCCGCTCGCCACTGAGGTGAAAGCCGCGGTGCTTACGGCGCTTCCCTTTGGCCATGGCCGCCTGTTCCGCGCCGTGCGCGGCAAGGCGCTACCGGAATGGGCAAAGGAGTTCGACGCCAGAAGCTGGGCGCAATTCTTCCTCAAGTTCCTGCTCGGCAACGCGGCGGTGACCGCGGTCATCCCCGGCACAGCGGATCCGGCGCACATGGCTGATAACCTCGGCGCGATGCGCGGCCGCCTGCCCGACAGCGCCCAACGCAAGCGGATGGTGGAGCTACTTCAGTCGCTTTGA
- a CDS encoding ZIP family metal transporter, whose amino-acid sequence MTAILLSIATFFSTLGGGLFALHFRDRLHFVLGFTAGVLLGVVSFKILPELFDLAQKEGFDASDAMIALVVGFLLFHALEKFVLIHHARESDYAAHHHPQVGIISALALAGHSFMDGVGIGLAFQVSEAVGIAVAIAVISHDFCDGLNTVSLMLVNRNTTPRSLAMLLLDALAPVVGAASTVFFKVPPFILMLYLGFFAGFLLYIGASDVLPEAHSQARSTTAASLIGLTCLGAAFVLVIVRLAG is encoded by the coding sequence ATGACTGCGATACTTCTTTCAATTGCGACTTTTTTTTCGACCCTCGGCGGCGGGTTGTTTGCGCTTCATTTTCGTGACCGGCTGCACTTTGTTCTTGGTTTCACGGCCGGCGTGCTGCTGGGTGTCGTCAGTTTCAAAATCCTGCCCGAACTTTTTGATCTAGCGCAGAAGGAGGGCTTTGACGCTAGCGATGCAATGATTGCACTCGTGGTCGGGTTCCTTTTGTTTCATGCGCTGGAGAAATTCGTACTTATCCATCACGCGCGCGAGTCCGATTATGCCGCGCATCACCACCCGCAGGTAGGAATTATCTCTGCACTCGCGCTGGCTGGACACAGCTTTATGGATGGCGTCGGCATCGGCCTGGCGTTTCAAGTCTCGGAAGCCGTCGGGATCGCCGTGGCCATTGCTGTCATTTCGCATGATTTTTGCGACGGTCTCAACACAGTAAGCTTGATGCTGGTTAATCGCAATACAACGCCTCGATCGCTTGCAATGCTTTTGCTGGATGCACTCGCTCCGGTTGTGGGTGCCGCTTCAACCGTATTTTTTAAAGTTCCGCCTTTCATTCTCATGCTCTATTTAGGCTTTTTTGCGGGGTTCCTTTTGTATATTGGCGCTTCAGATGTTTTGCCTGAGGCACATTCCCAGGCGCGCTCGACTACCGCCGCCAGCCTGATAGGGCTCACGTGCTTGGGCGCGGCCTTTGTTTTGGTTATAGTTCGCTTGGCGGGCTAG
- a CDS encoding SDR family NAD(P)-dependent oxidoreductase, with protein MPAILEGKVALVTGVSHEGQVGQTVAKALAAKGAALAICARTQSNVEARAKELRDAGARVFALAANLTDESQVRQLIERAISEFRKIDILVNLAGGLTRYKAAVDFSFDDWNHELGNNLLSVFLVSRGVFPHMREAGGGVIINFARAGLAQANMVAYNCAKAGVEALTRTLALEGRDFGIRVNAVAPGLVDTTSNIAAMKPKDMKRWAKRQDIAEVVAFLASDAAAGITGQVIPVTGWGL; from the coding sequence ATGCCAGCCATTCTTGAAGGAAAAGTCGCTCTGGTGACAGGAGTGAGCCATGAGGGACAGGTCGGACAAACAGTCGCCAAAGCTCTGGCGGCGAAGGGTGCCGCGCTCGCAATTTGTGCGCGCACACAAAGCAATGTGGAGGCGCGCGCAAAAGAGTTGCGCGATGCCGGAGCGCGTGTGTTTGCGCTGGCCGCAAATCTCACTGATGAATCCCAAGTGCGCCAGTTGATCGAGCGCGCTATAAGTGAATTCCGCAAGATCGACATCCTGGTCAATCTCGCCGGTGGGCTTACACGTTACAAGGCGGCGGTGGATTTCAGTTTCGACGATTGGAATCATGAACTCGGGAATAATCTGTTGAGTGTTTTTTTGGTCTCACGCGGGGTATTCCCGCACATGCGGGAGGCCGGCGGCGGCGTGATCATCAACTTCGCTCGGGCCGGCCTTGCGCAGGCCAACATGGTTGCCTACAACTGCGCCAAAGCCGGTGTCGAGGCTCTCACGCGTACTTTGGCGCTCGAAGGGCGGGATTTCGGAATCCGCGTCAATGCAGTGGCACCCGGGCTGGTGGATACCACATCGAATATAGCCGCGATGAAGCCCAAGGACATGAAACGTTGGGCAAAACGCCAGGATATTGCCGAGGTCGTGGCTTTTCTCGCTTCCGATGCCGCCGCAGGAATTACCGGCCAAGTGATTCCCGTAACGGGGTGGGGATTGTAA
- a CDS encoding DUF1993 domain-containing protein, whose product MTISMYEASVPVFIRMLKNLAAILAKGASYAEAKKIEPAVLINSRLFPDMFPLARQVQIASDAAKGCGARLAGREPPKFEDIEATFPELLARIDKTIDYLETLKPEQINGSEQKTITMQMRNKTVTFLGMPFLLNFALPNFYFHVTTAYDILRHCGVEIGKQDYIGTP is encoded by the coding sequence ATGACGATATCAATGTACGAAGCCTCGGTGCCTGTTTTTATCCGCATGCTGAAAAACCTCGCTGCGATTCTTGCAAAGGGCGCAAGCTACGCGGAAGCGAAGAAAATCGAACCCGCAGTCTTGATTAATAGCCGACTTTTTCCCGATATGTTTCCTTTGGCGCGGCAAGTTCAAATCGCCTCGGACGCGGCCAAGGGATGTGGCGCCCGTTTGGCTGGGCGGGAACCGCCTAAATTCGAGGATATTGAGGCGACTTTTCCCGAGCTTTTAGCGCGCATCGACAAGACAATCGATTACCTCGAGACATTGAAACCGGAACAAATTAACGGTTCGGAACAGAAAACGATCACGATGCAGATGCGCAATAAAACGGTGACATTTTTGGGTATGCCTTTTCTCTTGAATTTTGCACTGCCGAATTTTTATTTTCACGTTACCACCGCCTACGACATTCTCAGGCACTGCGGCGTGGAGATCGGCAAGCAAGACTATATCGGAACGCCTTAG
- a CDS encoding NADPH-dependent F420 reductase: protein MAKHEVVECSRREFLRITAAAAAAAMLATSSRAAFAAGPASGAPLKIGSIGAGHIGGTLGALWVQAGHPVMFSSRHPEELKGLVDGLGPLAHAGTVQEAIAFGDVALLAVPYRALPQIGKDYARELATKSLVIDACNPIPARDGEIATWAREKGAGLASAELLPGVRLVRAFNAINYAKLPAAAHHHGERTGIPMAGDDANALKLASSLVREIGFEPVVIGPLAMGKYLIPGTPLAGEHTPEQIRQIVATLK, encoded by the coding sequence ATGGCAAAGCATGAAGTCGTGGAGTGCAGTCGTCGCGAATTTCTCCGCATAACCGCTGCCGCAGCCGCAGCCGCAATGTTGGCAACGTCTTCACGTGCGGCATTCGCCGCCGGCCCAGCAAGTGGAGCACCGCTCAAGATCGGCAGCATCGGCGCCGGACATATCGGCGGCACGCTTGGCGCCTTGTGGGTGCAGGCGGGTCACCCGGTGATGTTTTCCTCGCGCCATCCGGAGGAGCTCAAGGGCTTGGTGGATGGCCTTGGCCCCTTGGCGCACGCCGGCACGGTGCAGGAAGCGATCGCATTCGGCGATGTGGCGCTGCTTGCCGTCCCGTATCGGGCGCTGCCGCAAATTGGCAAAGACTACGCGCGCGAACTCGCTACTAAGTCGCTCGTTATCGACGCGTGCAATCCAATCCCAGCGCGCGACGGCGAGATTGCGACCTGGGCGCGTGAAAAGGGGGCCGGTCTCGCTTCTGCCGAGTTGCTGCCGGGAGTGCGCCTCGTGCGGGCTTTCAATGCAATCAATTACGCCAAGCTGCCGGCGGCGGCGCATCACCACGGCGAGCGTACCGGAATTCCCATGGCAGGCGACGACGCGAATGCCCTTAAGCTGGCATCGAGTCTGGTGCGCGAGATCGGCTTCGAGCCGGTTGTGATCGGTCCGCTCGCGATGGGCAAGTATCTGATCCCGGGAACGCCGCTAGCAGGCGAGCATACGCCGGAGCAAATACGGCAAATTGTTGCTACACTCAAGTGA